A genomic region of Janthinobacterium lividum contains the following coding sequences:
- a CDS encoding AzlC family ABC transporter permease has protein sequence MNAVPAASDDALLKDAWRAGLNLGAPTLLGIAAWGMVVGVAMVKSGLTVAQAGAMTLFVFAGSAQLASLPLLAAQAPVWVIFATALVVNLRFVIFSVLLAPHFSHLPWRQRFALGYVAGDITVGLFLQRYPHETPDPAKLPFLKGLIYPNWLAWQIGSFIGIVLGAVVPAEWGLGFAGTLAILCVTVPLILSRAALCGVLVAGTVAVLAYGLPYKLGLLVAVVVGMVSAMAVEELTEKWTKRHV, from the coding sequence GTGAACGCCGTCCCGGCCGCCAGCGACGATGCCCTGCTGAAAGACGCCTGGCGCGCCGGGCTGAACCTGGGTGCGCCCACCCTGCTGGGCATCGCCGCCTGGGGCATGGTGGTGGGCGTGGCCATGGTGAAAAGCGGCCTGACTGTCGCGCAGGCGGGGGCCATGACCCTGTTTGTCTTTGCCGGTTCGGCCCAGCTCGCGTCCTTGCCGCTGCTGGCCGCGCAGGCGCCCGTGTGGGTGATCTTTGCCACGGCCCTCGTCGTTAATTTGCGTTTTGTCATCTTTTCCGTGCTGCTGGCCCCCCATTTTTCCCATCTGCCGTGGCGCCAGCGCTTTGCGCTCGGCTATGTGGCGGGCGACATCACCGTGGGCCTGTTCCTGCAGCGCTACCCCCATGAAACGCCGGACCCGGCCAAGCTGCCTTTCCTGAAAGGCTTGATCTATCCCAACTGGCTGGCCTGGCAAATCGGTTCCTTCATCGGCATCGTGCTGGGCGCCGTCGTGCCGGCCGAATGGGGGCTGGGCTTTGCCGGCACCCTGGCGATCCTGTGCGTGACGGTGCCGCTGATCCTCAGCCGCGCCGCCCTGTGCGGCGTGCTGGTGGCGGGCACGGTGGCCGTGCTGGCCTACGGCCTGCCCTATAAGCTGGGCTTGCTGGTGGCCGTGGTGGTGGGCATGGTCAGCGCCATGGCCGTGGAAGAGTTGACAGAAAAATGGACAAAACGCCATGTTTGA
- a CDS encoding phosphoglycerate kinase: MSAVLNFIRLQDLIAQNALQGKRVFIRADLNVPQDDSGKITEDTRIRASVPAIRAALDAGAAVMVTSHLGRPTEGEFKPADSLAPVAARLSELLGQEVALKQNWVDGTGLESLAAGQVVLLENVRVNKGEKKNSDELAQKMAKLCDIYVNDAFGTAHRAEASTHGIAKFAPVACAGPLLAAELDALGKALHAPARPLLAIVAGSKVSSKLTILKALSDKVDNLIVGGGIANTFMKAVGLNVGKSLVEAELVEEAKAIIEIMAKRGAQVPIPVDVVCAKEFSPAAVATVKDVADVADDDMILDIGPKTAALLAQQIAAAGTIVWNGPVGVFEFDQFGNGTKTLALAIADSKAFSIAGGGDTLAAIAKYDITDKISYISTGGGAFLEFLEGKTLPAVEILMQRAG; the protein is encoded by the coding sequence ATGTCAGCTGTTCTCAACTTCATTCGTCTGCAAGATTTGATCGCCCAAAATGCACTGCAAGGCAAGCGCGTGTTTATCCGCGCCGACCTGAACGTCCCGCAAGATGACAGTGGCAAGATCACCGAAGATACGCGCATCCGCGCCTCGGTGCCGGCCATCCGCGCCGCGCTGGACGCTGGCGCCGCCGTCATGGTGACGTCGCACCTGGGCCGTCCGACGGAAGGCGAGTTCAAGCCGGCCGACAGCCTGGCGCCCGTGGCCGCCCGCTTGTCCGAGCTGCTGGGCCAGGAAGTTGCATTGAAACAAAACTGGGTCGATGGCACCGGCCTGGAATCCCTGGCTGCCGGCCAGGTCGTCCTGCTGGAAAACGTGCGCGTCAACAAGGGCGAAAAGAAAAACAGCGATGAGCTGGCGCAAAAAATGGCGAAATTGTGCGATATCTACGTCAACGACGCGTTCGGCACGGCCCACCGCGCGGAAGCGTCCACGCACGGCATCGCCAAGTTTGCCCCCGTCGCATGCGCCGGCCCGCTGCTGGCCGCCGAGCTGGATGCACTGGGGAAAGCTTTGCACGCGCCCGCCCGCCCATTGCTGGCTATCGTTGCTGGTTCGAAAGTATCGAGCAAGCTGACCATTTTGAAAGCCCTGTCCGACAAGGTCGATAACCTGATCGTCGGCGGCGGCATCGCCAACACCTTCATGAAGGCCGTCGGCTTGAATGTCGGCAAGTCGCTGGTGGAAGCGGAACTCGTCGAGGAAGCCAAGGCCATCATCGAGATCATGGCCAAGCGCGGCGCGCAAGTGCCGATTCCTGTCGATGTCGTGTGCGCCAAGGAATTCTCGCCTGCGGCCGTTGCCACCGTCAAGGACGTGGCCGACGTGGCGGACGACGACATGATCCTCGATATCGGCCCGAAAACGGCGGCCCTGCTGGCACAGCAGATCGCCGCCGCCGGCACCATCGTCTGGAACGGCCCGGTCGGCGTGTTCGAATTCGACCAGTTCGGCAACGGCACCAAGACCCTGGCCCTGGCCATCGCCGATTCGAAAGCATTCTCCATCGCTGGCGGTGGCGACACCCTGGCGGCGATTGCCAAATATGACATTACCGATAAAATCAGCTATATCTCGACGGGCGGCGGCGCTTTCCTGGAGTTCCTGGAAGGCAAGACTTTGCCCGCAGTAGAAATTCTCATGCAACGTGCTGGCTGA
- the fba gene encoding class II fructose-bisphosphate aldolase (catalyzes the reversible aldol condensation of dihydroxyacetonephosphate and glyceraldehyde 3-phosphate in the Calvin cycle, glycolysis, and/or gluconeogenesis), whose product MSLVSMRQLLDHAAENGYGIPAFNVNNLEQVQAIMAAADALNSPVIMQASAGARKYAGEAFLRHLIDAAVEAYPHIPVVMHQDHGQSPAVCMAAIRSGFTSVMMDGSLEADGKSVASYEYNVEVSREVVKFSHAIGVTVEAELGVLGSLETMKGDKEDGHGADGTMTREQLLTDVAQAADFVQRTQCDALAIAIGTSHGAYKFTRKPTGDILAIDRIKEIHARIPNTHLVMHGSSSVPQELLAIIREFGGDMKETYGVPVEEIQEGIRHGVRKINIDTDIRLAMTAAIRKYLFENPSKFDPRDFLKPARTAAEQIVRARMQAFGCEGQASKIKVITMEKMAERYKAGELSQIVK is encoded by the coding sequence ATGTCTCTCGTATCCATGCGTCAACTGCTGGACCATGCCGCCGAAAACGGTTATGGCATTCCTGCTTTCAACGTCAACAACCTGGAGCAAGTGCAAGCCATCATGGCTGCCGCCGATGCGCTCAACAGCCCGGTGATCATGCAAGCGTCCGCTGGCGCGCGCAAGTACGCCGGTGAAGCGTTCCTGCGCCACCTGATCGACGCCGCCGTCGAAGCGTATCCGCACATCCCTGTCGTCATGCACCAGGATCACGGCCAGTCGCCGGCCGTCTGCATGGCTGCCATCCGTTCGGGTTTCACGTCCGTCATGATGGACGGTTCGCTGGAAGCGGACGGCAAGTCGGTCGCATCGTACGAATACAACGTGGAAGTGTCGCGTGAAGTGGTGAAATTCTCGCACGCCATCGGCGTGACGGTGGAAGCGGAACTGGGCGTGCTCGGTTCGCTGGAAACCATGAAGGGCGACAAGGAAGACGGCCACGGCGCCGACGGCACCATGACCCGCGAGCAACTGCTGACGGACGTGGCACAAGCGGCCGACTTCGTGCAGCGCACCCAGTGCGACGCCCTGGCGATCGCCATCGGCACCTCGCATGGCGCCTACAAATTCACGCGCAAGCCAACGGGCGACATCCTGGCCATCGACCGCATCAAGGAAATCCACGCGCGCATCCCGAACACCCACCTGGTGATGCACGGTTCCTCGTCGGTACCGCAGGAATTGCTGGCCATCATCCGCGAATTCGGCGGCGACATGAAGGAAACCTACGGCGTGCCCGTCGAGGAAATCCAGGAAGGCATCCGTCACGGCGTGCGCAAGATCAACATCGACACCGACATCCGCCTGGCGATGACGGCCGCGATCCGCAAGTACCTGTTCGAGAATCCGTCGAAATTCGACCCGCGCGACTTCCTGAAGCCAGCCCGCACCGCCGCCGAGCAAATCGTGCGCGCGCGCATGCAGGCTTTCGGCTGCGAAGGCCAGGCGTCGAAAATCAAGGTCATCACGATGGAAAAAATGGCCGAGCGCTACAAGGCCGGCGAGCTGTCGCAAATTGTGAAGTAA
- the pyk gene encoding pyruvate kinase, producing MPRGTKIVATIGPASTDFDILVKMIRAGVDVVRLNFSHGKAQDHIDRAALVRLAAAECGREVAIMADMQGPKIRVGKFENTRIQLEAGERFILDAKWGENGELGNQERVGLDYKALPRDLHKGDVLLLNDGLIVLIVERIHGSEIHTTVKIGGELSNNKGINRQGGGLSAPALTAKDMEDIKTAMSFQADYLAISFPKCATDMEMARQLANIAGEPYHHKPMMIAKIERAEAIPALQEILDASDGIMVARGDLAVEVGNAAVPALQKRMIKMARASNKLAITATQMMESMIVNAVPTRAEVSDVANAVLDGTDAVMTSAETASGKYPIETVEMMAAICVEAEQSEYNKLDADFLNVTFTRIDQSIAYGALFTAHHLRVKAIVALTESGSTALWMSRHSIDTPIYALTPSVTTLRKAALYRNVRAYHLMQNAPSAQVLKQAEELLVAQGIVRKGDMIVVTWGEPMGQVGGTNALKIVKVGEFD from the coding sequence ATGCCACGCGGTACAAAAATCGTAGCAACAATCGGCCCTGCCTCCACCGACTTCGATATCCTGGTGAAGATGATACGTGCGGGTGTCGACGTGGTGCGTTTGAATTTTTCCCATGGCAAGGCGCAAGACCATATCGACCGCGCGGCGCTGGTGCGTCTGGCGGCGGCCGAGTGCGGGCGCGAAGTGGCCATCATGGCCGACATGCAAGGGCCGAAGATTCGCGTCGGCAAGTTTGAAAACACGCGCATTCAGCTGGAAGCGGGAGAGCGCTTCATCCTCGACGCCAAGTGGGGCGAAAACGGCGAACTGGGCAACCAGGAGCGCGTCGGCCTCGACTACAAGGCCCTGCCGCGCGATTTGCACAAGGGCGACGTGCTGCTGCTGAACGACGGCCTCATCGTGCTGATCGTCGAGCGCATCCACGGCAGCGAAATCCACACCACCGTCAAGATCGGCGGCGAGTTGTCGAACAACAAGGGCATCAATCGCCAGGGCGGCGGCCTGTCCGCGCCCGCGCTGACGGCCAAGGATATGGAAGATATCAAGACGGCCATGAGTTTCCAGGCCGACTATCTGGCCATTTCCTTCCCAAAATGCGCGACCGACATGGAAATGGCGCGCCAGCTGGCCAATATCGCCGGCGAACCGTACCACCACAAGCCGATGATGATCGCCAAGATCGAGCGCGCGGAAGCCATTCCCGCGCTGCAGGAAATTCTCGACGCCTCCGATGGCATCATGGTGGCGCGGGGCGACCTGGCCGTGGAAGTGGGCAATGCGGCCGTGCCGGCCTTGCAGAAGCGCATGATCAAGATGGCGCGCGCGTCGAACAAGCTGGCCATCACGGCCACGCAGATGATGGAATCGATGATCGTCAACGCCGTGCCGACGCGCGCGGAAGTGTCCGACGTGGCCAATGCCGTGCTCGATGGCACGGACGCCGTCATGACGTCGGCCGAAACGGCCTCGGGCAAGTACCCGATCGAGACGGTGGAAATGATGGCCGCCATCTGCGTGGAAGCGGAACAGTCCGAATACAACAAGCTCGATGCCGATTTCCTCAACGTCACATTTACCCGCATCGACCAGTCGATCGCCTACGGTGCGCTGTTTACGGCCCACCACTTGCGCGTCAAAGCCATCGTGGCGCTGACGGAATCCGGTTCCACCGCCTTGTGGATGAGCCGCCACAGTATCGATACGCCGATCTATGCGCTCACGCCCAGCGTGACGACTTTGCGCAAAGCCGCGCTGTACCGCAATGTTCGGGCGTATCATCTGATGCAGAACGCCCCCAGCGCGCAAGTGCTGAAGCAGGCGGAAGAGCTGCTGGTGGCGCAGGGCATCGTCCGCAAGGGCGACATGATCGTCGTCACCTGGGGCGAGCCGATGGGCCAGGTGGGCGGCACGAATGCCTTGAAGATTGTGAAGGTAGGCGAATTCGACTAA
- a CDS encoding zinc-finger domain-containing protein, with protein MTKTTQPAVELDSKDLPAHCPNPAMPLWSSHPRVFLEFNKDGIAKCPYCGTAYTLKEGASAGHH; from the coding sequence ATGACAAAAACCACCCAGCCAGCGGTCGAACTCGACAGTAAAGACCTGCCAGCCCACTGCCCTAACCCGGCCATGCCGCTGTGGTCGTCGCATCCGCGTGTGTTCCTGGAATTCAACAAGGACGGTATCGCCAAGTGCCCTTACTGCGGCACGGCCTACACCCTGAAGGAAGGCGCCAGCGCCGGCCATCATTAA
- a CDS encoding YybH family protein: protein MKRLKELNGSAAEVEAAFYDALHRADLEALMALWADDEEIVCIHPGGARLIGHAAIRASWETILAGGGLHIVPAQLHETHNLMSSVHTVIEGVTQEEGGPAHLLATNVYVKTPRGWRIVLHHASIAPGGAPADAAGTQILH from the coding sequence ATGAAACGTCTGAAAGAACTCAATGGCAGCGCCGCCGAAGTCGAAGCGGCGTTCTACGATGCCTTGCACCGCGCCGACCTCGAAGCGCTGATGGCGCTATGGGCCGACGATGAAGAGATCGTCTGCATCCACCCGGGCGGCGCGCGCCTGATCGGCCACGCCGCCATCCGCGCCTCGTGGGAAACCATTTTGGCCGGCGGCGGCCTGCACATCGTGCCGGCGCAGCTGCATGAAACGCACAATCTGATGAGTTCAGTGCACACGGTGATCGAAGGCGTCACCCAGGAAGAAGGCGGTCCGGCGCATCTGCTGGCCACGAATGTGTATGTAAAAACGCCGCGCGGCTGGCGCATCGTGCTGCACCACGCCTCCATCGCCCCCGGCGGCGCACCGGCCGACGCCGCAGGGACGCAGATCCTGCACTGA
- a CDS encoding AzlD domain-containing protein, which produces MFDGIDWGRADVWIAIAVLVVATAATRSTFWLIGHHITIPRRVGEMLRYAPACALAAIIAPDMLMEGQQVHLELSNLKLLSGIAATLFFVIRRNMLQTIVFGMLVFTGLRLLHVFQ; this is translated from the coding sequence ATGTTTGACGGCATAGACTGGGGCAGGGCCGACGTGTGGATCGCCATCGCCGTGCTGGTAGTGGCGACAGCCGCCACGCGCAGCACCTTCTGGCTGATCGGTCATCACATCACCATTCCGCGCCGCGTGGGCGAGATGCTGCGCTATGCGCCGGCCTGCGCGCTGGCGGCCATCATCGCGCCCGACATGCTGATGGAGGGGCAGCAAGTGCACCTTGAATTGTCCAATTTGAAACTGTTATCCGGTATTGCCGCCACGCTCTTTTTTGTGATCCGCCGCAATATGCTGCAAACCATCGTGTTTGGCATGCTGGTTTTCACGGGCTTGCGACTGTTGCACGTTTTTCAGTAA